From a single Hippoglossus stenolepis isolate QCI-W04-F060 chromosome 2, HSTE1.2, whole genome shotgun sequence genomic region:
- the casp3a gene encoding caspase-3a: protein MSANGAGRAGQDSTDAKTSDGQRSEASSSAPEEVDAKAQPHSFRYSLDFPSIGQCIIINNKNFDRGTGMNQRNGTDVDAANAMKAFAKLGYKAKVYNDQTVEQLKQVLLAVSKEDHSSSASLVCVLLSHGDEGVFFGTDGSVELKYLTSLFRGDRVKSLVGKPKLFFIQACRGTDLDGGIETDSVDDGVIKIPVEADFLYAFSTAPGYYSWRNTTTGSWFMQSLCEMISKYGKELELQHIMTRVNHKVAVEFESVSNSPGFNAKKQIPCIMSMLTKEMYFSR, encoded by the exons ATGTCGGCGAATGGAGCAGGACGAGCGGGACAAGACTCCACGGACGCGAAGACAAGCGACGGGCAGAG GTCAGAGGCGTCTTCGTCGGCTCCGGAGGAAGTGGACGCCAAGGCCCAACCCCACAGCTTCAGATACAGCCTCGATTTCCCCAGCATCGGCCAGTgcatcatcatcaacaacaagAACTTCGATAGGGGAACAG GCATGAATCAGCGGAATGGGACAGACGTAGATGCAGCCAACGCGATGAAAGCCTTTGCCAAGTTGGGATATAAAGCGAAGGTTTACAACGACCAGACAGTCGAGCAGCTGAAGCAGGTTTTACTTGCTG TATCAAAGGAAGATCACAGCTCCTCGGCCTCGCTCGTGTGTGTCCTGCTGAGTCACGGAGACGAGGGCGTGTTCTTCGGTACCGACGGCTCAGTGGAGCTCAAGTACCTCACGTCGCTTTTCCGAGGCGACCGCGTCAAATCGCTGGTGGGAAAACCCAAACTCTTCTTCATACAG GCTTGCAGAGGCACTGATCTGGATGGAGGGATTGAAACAGACAGTGTAGACGATGGTGTGATCAAGATCCCCGTGGAAGCTGACTTCCTCTACGCCTTCTCCACAGCCCCAG GCTACTACTCGTGGAGGAACACCACGACCGGCTCCTGGTTCATGCAGTCGCTGTGCGAAATGATCAGCAAGTACGGAAAGGAGTTGGAGCTCCAGCACATCATGACACGAGTGAACCACAAGGTGGCAGTAGAGTTTGAGTCCGTCTCCAATTCACCAGGTTTTAATGCAAAGAAACAGATCCCGTGCATCATGTCAATGCTGACGAAAGAGATGTATTTTTCCCGCTGA
- the stox2a gene encoding storkhead-box protein 2 isoform X1, giving the protein MEKFLQIAPHSLALVLSRVCRGDEEENKDEEDSPSSSSSSSSPPLSVTSQHRTGYEVFASFKAVNMQHFWNQALTRALSEILFLGWMDEHVLLVQGREAHLQVLRNGWTRRTLRPPLGFDIKCMGDVSPISMSPISQSQFIPLGEILCLAISAMNSAHKPVNQEALVEHLTASFPGVPTPSSEVLRHTLNMLVRERKIYPTPEGYFIVTPQTYFITPSLIRTNNKWYHLDDRLQERQPQQQQQQQQQQPQQCTSPPSGNVTPSTHLRERPPRKSHGDSYNSYRDEPTRLHASALQSKSPKEHRGDSYQSKPPKDHGGGEPQPSTTAKEHRGEPPSYPHPPLPSPPVQQKSPPQEPADKSKSITSFAYKTDTLTKKKEGSGGSGTGEKQSKRFGLRLFRLSFKKDKMRQLATFSAQFPPEEWPLRDEEVPTTPIPREVEMEIIRRINPDLTVENVARHTAVMKRLEEERTQKNKVGSSAQHSARSRRGRGHRRAPHGKSRSHSKPRTSRGDPSEGSNWDLVFMERDYRFFSHSLVRSPREAMYTLERRRSGGATYLVHSNPNITESSCPVTPEWDVSGELAKRRTEMPFPEPSRGTCQSRVQRSHSHNQDRKSRHERSDQAKERSRSMDNSLKGLSLGAPEDFDPSLEERSHYYTDDGTLRATQKSSHYSRIMFSAAKFHSDFNVPDMGKGSLDESRIRSTIERNKSRDSLPTYNELMGLSPKPSTDEYFQCNTSNETILTAPSPQAKSEYDTLTSSGGLRKGSPADRQTPHLTSPHTMEYKEDLSAAKGQNGSVRLTPSQTPEPVQNARLTPHQHNVDPGGGGGSMVIKRKEIFSKDTLFKPPHNALSTGYVDSSYTKSGTLRKASHAKSTEALDNPEPQQPSNSATSSASPAVLQGCLEPIVPSASFDYYNVSDDEEEEEAEEDSHKELATTEDNKDHGEGGGNGGGGGGVGEGTMQWLLEREKDHDLQRKLETNLTLLSPKETENSSSQKSAHSARLDSMDSSSVTVDSGFNSPRTRESLASNTSSIVESNRRQNPALSPGHIGTSGIGLPFSFRAIPEPPTTQPEKLQKSSNCLASITSV; this is encoded by the exons ATGGAGAAGTTCCTGCAGATCGCTCCTCACTCCCTGGCTCTGGTGCTGTCTCGGGTCTGCAggggtgatgaagaggagaataaagatgaagaggactcgccatcatcatcatcatcatcatcatcaccaccgcTCTCGGTTACTTCACAGCATCGCACCGGCTACGAGGTCTTCGCCAGTTTCAAGGCCGTGAACATGCAGCATTTCTGGAACCAGGCTCTGACGCGCGCCCTCTCTGAGATCCTGTTCCTCGGCTGGATGGACGAACATGTGCTGCTGGTGCAGGGCAGAGAGGCTCATCTGCAGGTGCTCAGGAACGGCTGGACCAGGAGGACGCTGAGGCCCCCACTGGGCTTTGACATCAAGTGCATGG gtgacGTGTCTCCGATCAGTATGTCACCCATCAGCCAGTCACAGTTCATCCCGCTGGGGGAGATCTTGTGCCTGGCCATCTCTGCTATGAACTCTGCCCACAAGCCCGTCAACCAGGAGGCTCTGGTGGAGCACCTCACTGCCAGCTTCCCAG gcGTGCCTACACCCAGCTCTGAGGTTCTGCGACATACCCTGAACATGCTGGTGCGAGAGCGGAAGATCTACCCAACTCCAGAGGGCTACTTCATCGTCACTCCCCAGACCTACTTTATCACCCCCTCCCTCATCAGAACCAACAACAAGTGGTATCACCTGGACGATCGGCTGCAAGAGCGCcaaccgcagcagcagcagcagcagcagcagcagcaacctcAGCAGTGCACTTCGCCTCCGTCTGGCAACGTCACGCCATCCACTCACCTGAGAGAGAGGCCTCCTCGGAAGAGCCACGGTGACTCATACAACTCGTACCGCGACGAGCCCACCAGACTTCACGCCTCTGCGCTCCAGAGTAAGTCACCGAAGGAGCACAGGGGAGATTCGTATCAAAGTAAGCCACCCAAGGACCACGGCGGCGGGGAACCTCAACCGAGCACGACGGCCAAGGAGCACCGAGGAGAACCGCCTTCgtacccccaccccccactcccctcccctcctgtccAGCAGAAATCGCCACCTCAAGAGCCAGCCGACAAGAGCAAAAGCATCACTTCTTTCGCTTATAAAACTGACACTCTGaccaaaaagaaagaaggaagtgGTGGCAGCGGAACTGGCGAGAAGCAATCCAAGAGGTTTGGACTCAGACTCTTCAGACTGAGTTTCAAGAAGGACAAAATGCGGCAGCTGGCCACCTTCTCAGCCCAGTTCCCCCCGGAGGAGTGGCCTCTTCGTGACGAGGAAGTGCCAACCACGCCCATTCCCCGCGAGGTGGAGATGGAGATTATCCGCCGAATCAACCCTGACCTAACAGTGGAGAATGTGGCAAGGCACACGGCCGTGATGAAGAGGCTGGAGGAAGAGCGTACGCAGAAGAACAAGGTGGGGTCGTCGGCCCAGCACAGTGCGCgcagcaggagagggaggggccACCGGAGGGCTCCACACGGTAAGTCCCGCTCTCATAGCAAACCCCGGACCTCTAGGGGGGACCCGTCTGAGGGTTCAAACTGGGACCTCGTGTTCATGGAAAGAGATTACCGCTTCTTCAGCCACTCGCTCGTCCGCTCGCCTCGGGAGGCCATGTACACGTTGGAGCGCAGGCGGAGTGGTGGCGCAACGTATCTGGTCCACAGCAACCCCAACATTACTGAATCGTCCTGCCCTGTTACCCCTGAGTGGGACGTGTCTGGGGAGCTGGCCAAGAGACGGACGGAGATGCCCTTCCCCGAACCGTCGCGCGGGACGTGCCAGTCCAGAGTGCAGAGAAGTCACAGTCACAATCAGGACAGGAAGTCGCGTCACGAGAGGTCCGATCAAGCTAAAGAGCGATCTCGGTCAATGGACAACTCCCTCAAGGGCCTGTCGCTGGGTGCGCCTGAAGACTTCGACCCCAGTCTGGAGGAGCGTAGTCACTACTACACTGATGATGGCACCCTGCGGGCCACACAGAAGTCCTCCCACTACTCAAGGATCATGTTCTCTGCTGCTAAGTTCCACTCTGACTTTAATGTGCCTGATATGGGGAAGGGGAGTTTGGACGAGTCAAGGATTCGGAGTACAATAGAAAGGAACAAAAGCAGAGACAGCTTGCCTACGTACAATGAGCTAATGGGACTTTCTCCTAAGCCCTCAACAGATGAGTACTTCCAGTGCAATACGTCAAACGAAACAATCCTAACTGCCCCTTCGCCTCAGGCAAAATCAGAATATGACACATTAACCTCATCAGGGGGACTCCGCAAGGGCTCTCCGGCTGACCGCCAAACGcctcacctcacctctcctcacaCGATGGAGTACAAAGAGGACTTGTCGGCAGCGAAAGGACAGAACGGCTCGGTGCGACTGACGCCGAGCCAGACGCCGGAGCCCGTGCAAAATGCCCGTTTGACGCCACACCAACACAACGTGGATCccggagggggaggaggcagcATGGTAATCAAGAGGAAGGAGATCTTCAGCAAGGACACTTTGTTCAAACCTCCACACAATGCCTTGTCCACAGGCTACGTGGACAGCAGCTACACCAAGTCCGGCACATTGCGGAAAGCCTCACATGCCAAATCAACAGAGGCCCTAGACAATCCTGAGCCCCAGCAGCCTTCCAATTCAGCCACTTCCTCCGCGTCACCCGCAGTTTTACAGGGCTGCTTAGAGCCAATCGTCCCCTCCGCCTCCTTTGACTATTATAATGTATCGgacgatgaggaagaggaagaggcagaggaggactCGCACAAAGAGTTGGCGACGACGGAGGACAACAAGGACCACGGGGAAGGGGGTGGGAacggcggtggcggcggcggcgttgGGGAGGGAACCATGCAGTGGCTCCTGGAGCGTGAGAAGGACCACGACCTGCAGCGGAAACTGGAGACCAATCTGACCTTACTCAGCCCCAAGGAGACGGAGAACAGCAGCAGTCAGAAGTCGGCCCACTCTGCCCGTCTGGACAGCATGGACAGCAGCAGCGTCACGGTGGACAGTGGATTCAACTCCCCCAG GACACGCGAAAGCCTTGCATCCAACACATCCAGCATCGTGGAAAGCAATAGACGGCAGAATCCGGCACTGAGCCCCGGCCACATCGGCACCAGTGGTATCGGACTGCCATTCAGCTTTCGCGCCATCCCAGAGCCCCCCACCACGCAGCCTGAGAAACTCCAGAAGTCGTCGAACTGCCTGGCCTCCATCACCAGCGTCTGA
- the stox2a gene encoding storkhead-box protein 2 isoform X2, protein MKKTRSSTVRRAWPSSELAERPPEHNLSRSEKDIRVQKQHLPPPPPPHFSPSPPSYRVPGDVSPISMSPISQSQFIPLGEILCLAISAMNSAHKPVNQEALVEHLTASFPGVPTPSSEVLRHTLNMLVRERKIYPTPEGYFIVTPQTYFITPSLIRTNNKWYHLDDRLQERQPQQQQQQQQQQPQQCTSPPSGNVTPSTHLRERPPRKSHGDSYNSYRDEPTRLHASALQSKSPKEHRGDSYQSKPPKDHGGGEPQPSTTAKEHRGEPPSYPHPPLPSPPVQQKSPPQEPADKSKSITSFAYKTDTLTKKKEGSGGSGTGEKQSKRFGLRLFRLSFKKDKMRQLATFSAQFPPEEWPLRDEEVPTTPIPREVEMEIIRRINPDLTVENVARHTAVMKRLEEERTQKNKVGSSAQHSARSRRGRGHRRAPHGKSRSHSKPRTSRGDPSEGSNWDLVFMERDYRFFSHSLVRSPREAMYTLERRRSGGATYLVHSNPNITESSCPVTPEWDVSGELAKRRTEMPFPEPSRGTCQSRVQRSHSHNQDRKSRHERSDQAKERSRSMDNSLKGLSLGAPEDFDPSLEERSHYYTDDGTLRATQKSSHYSRIMFSAAKFHSDFNVPDMGKGSLDESRIRSTIERNKSRDSLPTYNELMGLSPKPSTDEYFQCNTSNETILTAPSPQAKSEYDTLTSSGGLRKGSPADRQTPHLTSPHTMEYKEDLSAAKGQNGSVRLTPSQTPEPVQNARLTPHQHNVDPGGGGGSMVIKRKEIFSKDTLFKPPHNALSTGYVDSSYTKSGTLRKASHAKSTEALDNPEPQQPSNSATSSASPAVLQGCLEPIVPSASFDYYNVSDDEEEEEAEEDSHKELATTEDNKDHGEGGGNGGGGGGVGEGTMQWLLEREKDHDLQRKLETNLTLLSPKETENSSSQKSAHSARLDSMDSSSVTVDSGFNSPRTRESLASNTSSIVESNRRQNPALSPGHIGTSGIGLPFSFRAIPEPPTTQPEKLQKSSNCLASITSV, encoded by the exons ATGAAGAAGACCCGCAGCAGCACTGTGCGGCGGGCCTGGCCCAGCTCGGAGCTCGCCGAGCGGCCGCCGGAGCACAACCTCTCCCGGAGCGAGAAAGACATCCGTGTGCAGAAGCAGcatcttcctccccctcctcctcctcacttctctccgTCCCCGCCGAGCTATCGTGTGCCAG gtgacGTGTCTCCGATCAGTATGTCACCCATCAGCCAGTCACAGTTCATCCCGCTGGGGGAGATCTTGTGCCTGGCCATCTCTGCTATGAACTCTGCCCACAAGCCCGTCAACCAGGAGGCTCTGGTGGAGCACCTCACTGCCAGCTTCCCAG gcGTGCCTACACCCAGCTCTGAGGTTCTGCGACATACCCTGAACATGCTGGTGCGAGAGCGGAAGATCTACCCAACTCCAGAGGGCTACTTCATCGTCACTCCCCAGACCTACTTTATCACCCCCTCCCTCATCAGAACCAACAACAAGTGGTATCACCTGGACGATCGGCTGCAAGAGCGCcaaccgcagcagcagcagcagcagcagcagcagcaacctcAGCAGTGCACTTCGCCTCCGTCTGGCAACGTCACGCCATCCACTCACCTGAGAGAGAGGCCTCCTCGGAAGAGCCACGGTGACTCATACAACTCGTACCGCGACGAGCCCACCAGACTTCACGCCTCTGCGCTCCAGAGTAAGTCACCGAAGGAGCACAGGGGAGATTCGTATCAAAGTAAGCCACCCAAGGACCACGGCGGCGGGGAACCTCAACCGAGCACGACGGCCAAGGAGCACCGAGGAGAACCGCCTTCgtacccccaccccccactcccctcccctcctgtccAGCAGAAATCGCCACCTCAAGAGCCAGCCGACAAGAGCAAAAGCATCACTTCTTTCGCTTATAAAACTGACACTCTGaccaaaaagaaagaaggaagtgGTGGCAGCGGAACTGGCGAGAAGCAATCCAAGAGGTTTGGACTCAGACTCTTCAGACTGAGTTTCAAGAAGGACAAAATGCGGCAGCTGGCCACCTTCTCAGCCCAGTTCCCCCCGGAGGAGTGGCCTCTTCGTGACGAGGAAGTGCCAACCACGCCCATTCCCCGCGAGGTGGAGATGGAGATTATCCGCCGAATCAACCCTGACCTAACAGTGGAGAATGTGGCAAGGCACACGGCCGTGATGAAGAGGCTGGAGGAAGAGCGTACGCAGAAGAACAAGGTGGGGTCGTCGGCCCAGCACAGTGCGCgcagcaggagagggaggggccACCGGAGGGCTCCACACGGTAAGTCCCGCTCTCATAGCAAACCCCGGACCTCTAGGGGGGACCCGTCTGAGGGTTCAAACTGGGACCTCGTGTTCATGGAAAGAGATTACCGCTTCTTCAGCCACTCGCTCGTCCGCTCGCCTCGGGAGGCCATGTACACGTTGGAGCGCAGGCGGAGTGGTGGCGCAACGTATCTGGTCCACAGCAACCCCAACATTACTGAATCGTCCTGCCCTGTTACCCCTGAGTGGGACGTGTCTGGGGAGCTGGCCAAGAGACGGACGGAGATGCCCTTCCCCGAACCGTCGCGCGGGACGTGCCAGTCCAGAGTGCAGAGAAGTCACAGTCACAATCAGGACAGGAAGTCGCGTCACGAGAGGTCCGATCAAGCTAAAGAGCGATCTCGGTCAATGGACAACTCCCTCAAGGGCCTGTCGCTGGGTGCGCCTGAAGACTTCGACCCCAGTCTGGAGGAGCGTAGTCACTACTACACTGATGATGGCACCCTGCGGGCCACACAGAAGTCCTCCCACTACTCAAGGATCATGTTCTCTGCTGCTAAGTTCCACTCTGACTTTAATGTGCCTGATATGGGGAAGGGGAGTTTGGACGAGTCAAGGATTCGGAGTACAATAGAAAGGAACAAAAGCAGAGACAGCTTGCCTACGTACAATGAGCTAATGGGACTTTCTCCTAAGCCCTCAACAGATGAGTACTTCCAGTGCAATACGTCAAACGAAACAATCCTAACTGCCCCTTCGCCTCAGGCAAAATCAGAATATGACACATTAACCTCATCAGGGGGACTCCGCAAGGGCTCTCCGGCTGACCGCCAAACGcctcacctcacctctcctcacaCGATGGAGTACAAAGAGGACTTGTCGGCAGCGAAAGGACAGAACGGCTCGGTGCGACTGACGCCGAGCCAGACGCCGGAGCCCGTGCAAAATGCCCGTTTGACGCCACACCAACACAACGTGGATCccggagggggaggaggcagcATGGTAATCAAGAGGAAGGAGATCTTCAGCAAGGACACTTTGTTCAAACCTCCACACAATGCCTTGTCCACAGGCTACGTGGACAGCAGCTACACCAAGTCCGGCACATTGCGGAAAGCCTCACATGCCAAATCAACAGAGGCCCTAGACAATCCTGAGCCCCAGCAGCCTTCCAATTCAGCCACTTCCTCCGCGTCACCCGCAGTTTTACAGGGCTGCTTAGAGCCAATCGTCCCCTCCGCCTCCTTTGACTATTATAATGTATCGgacgatgaggaagaggaagaggcagaggaggactCGCACAAAGAGTTGGCGACGACGGAGGACAACAAGGACCACGGGGAAGGGGGTGGGAacggcggtggcggcggcggcgttgGGGAGGGAACCATGCAGTGGCTCCTGGAGCGTGAGAAGGACCACGACCTGCAGCGGAAACTGGAGACCAATCTGACCTTACTCAGCCCCAAGGAGACGGAGAACAGCAGCAGTCAGAAGTCGGCCCACTCTGCCCGTCTGGACAGCATGGACAGCAGCAGCGTCACGGTGGACAGTGGATTCAACTCCCCCAG GACACGCGAAAGCCTTGCATCCAACACATCCAGCATCGTGGAAAGCAATAGACGGCAGAATCCGGCACTGAGCCCCGGCCACATCGGCACCAGTGGTATCGGACTGCCATTCAGCTTTCGCGCCATCCCAGAGCCCCCCACCACGCAGCCTGAGAAACTCCAGAAGTCGTCGAACTGCCTGGCCTCCATCACCAGCGTCTGA
- the stox2a gene encoding storkhead-box protein 2 isoform X3: MSPISQSQFIPLGEILCLAISAMNSAHKPVNQEALVEHLTASFPGVPTPSSEVLRHTLNMLVRERKIYPTPEGYFIVTPQTYFITPSLIRTNNKWYHLDDRLQERQPQQQQQQQQQQPQQCTSPPSGNVTPSTHLRERPPRKSHGDSYNSYRDEPTRLHASALQSKSPKEHRGDSYQSKPPKDHGGGEPQPSTTAKEHRGEPPSYPHPPLPSPPVQQKSPPQEPADKSKSITSFAYKTDTLTKKKEGSGGSGTGEKQSKRFGLRLFRLSFKKDKMRQLATFSAQFPPEEWPLRDEEVPTTPIPREVEMEIIRRINPDLTVENVARHTAVMKRLEEERTQKNKVGSSAQHSARSRRGRGHRRAPHGKSRSHSKPRTSRGDPSEGSNWDLVFMERDYRFFSHSLVRSPREAMYTLERRRSGGATYLVHSNPNITESSCPVTPEWDVSGELAKRRTEMPFPEPSRGTCQSRVQRSHSHNQDRKSRHERSDQAKERSRSMDNSLKGLSLGAPEDFDPSLEERSHYYTDDGTLRATQKSSHYSRIMFSAAKFHSDFNVPDMGKGSLDESRIRSTIERNKSRDSLPTYNELMGLSPKPSTDEYFQCNTSNETILTAPSPQAKSEYDTLTSSGGLRKGSPADRQTPHLTSPHTMEYKEDLSAAKGQNGSVRLTPSQTPEPVQNARLTPHQHNVDPGGGGGSMVIKRKEIFSKDTLFKPPHNALSTGYVDSSYTKSGTLRKASHAKSTEALDNPEPQQPSNSATSSASPAVLQGCLEPIVPSASFDYYNVSDDEEEEEAEEDSHKELATTEDNKDHGEGGGNGGGGGGVGEGTMQWLLEREKDHDLQRKLETNLTLLSPKETENSSSQKSAHSARLDSMDSSSVTVDSGFNSPRTRESLASNTSSIVESNRRQNPALSPGHIGTSGIGLPFSFRAIPEPPTTQPEKLQKSSNCLASITSV; this comes from the exons ATGTCACCCATCAGCCAGTCACAGTTCATCCCGCTGGGGGAGATCTTGTGCCTGGCCATCTCTGCTATGAACTCTGCCCACAAGCCCGTCAACCAGGAGGCTCTGGTGGAGCACCTCACTGCCAGCTTCCCAG gcGTGCCTACACCCAGCTCTGAGGTTCTGCGACATACCCTGAACATGCTGGTGCGAGAGCGGAAGATCTACCCAACTCCAGAGGGCTACTTCATCGTCACTCCCCAGACCTACTTTATCACCCCCTCCCTCATCAGAACCAACAACAAGTGGTATCACCTGGACGATCGGCTGCAAGAGCGCcaaccgcagcagcagcagcagcagcagcagcagcaacctcAGCAGTGCACTTCGCCTCCGTCTGGCAACGTCACGCCATCCACTCACCTGAGAGAGAGGCCTCCTCGGAAGAGCCACGGTGACTCATACAACTCGTACCGCGACGAGCCCACCAGACTTCACGCCTCTGCGCTCCAGAGTAAGTCACCGAAGGAGCACAGGGGAGATTCGTATCAAAGTAAGCCACCCAAGGACCACGGCGGCGGGGAACCTCAACCGAGCACGACGGCCAAGGAGCACCGAGGAGAACCGCCTTCgtacccccaccccccactcccctcccctcctgtccAGCAGAAATCGCCACCTCAAGAGCCAGCCGACAAGAGCAAAAGCATCACTTCTTTCGCTTATAAAACTGACACTCTGaccaaaaagaaagaaggaagtgGTGGCAGCGGAACTGGCGAGAAGCAATCCAAGAGGTTTGGACTCAGACTCTTCAGACTGAGTTTCAAGAAGGACAAAATGCGGCAGCTGGCCACCTTCTCAGCCCAGTTCCCCCCGGAGGAGTGGCCTCTTCGTGACGAGGAAGTGCCAACCACGCCCATTCCCCGCGAGGTGGAGATGGAGATTATCCGCCGAATCAACCCTGACCTAACAGTGGAGAATGTGGCAAGGCACACGGCCGTGATGAAGAGGCTGGAGGAAGAGCGTACGCAGAAGAACAAGGTGGGGTCGTCGGCCCAGCACAGTGCGCgcagcaggagagggaggggccACCGGAGGGCTCCACACGGTAAGTCCCGCTCTCATAGCAAACCCCGGACCTCTAGGGGGGACCCGTCTGAGGGTTCAAACTGGGACCTCGTGTTCATGGAAAGAGATTACCGCTTCTTCAGCCACTCGCTCGTCCGCTCGCCTCGGGAGGCCATGTACACGTTGGAGCGCAGGCGGAGTGGTGGCGCAACGTATCTGGTCCACAGCAACCCCAACATTACTGAATCGTCCTGCCCTGTTACCCCTGAGTGGGACGTGTCTGGGGAGCTGGCCAAGAGACGGACGGAGATGCCCTTCCCCGAACCGTCGCGCGGGACGTGCCAGTCCAGAGTGCAGAGAAGTCACAGTCACAATCAGGACAGGAAGTCGCGTCACGAGAGGTCCGATCAAGCTAAAGAGCGATCTCGGTCAATGGACAACTCCCTCAAGGGCCTGTCGCTGGGTGCGCCTGAAGACTTCGACCCCAGTCTGGAGGAGCGTAGTCACTACTACACTGATGATGGCACCCTGCGGGCCACACAGAAGTCCTCCCACTACTCAAGGATCATGTTCTCTGCTGCTAAGTTCCACTCTGACTTTAATGTGCCTGATATGGGGAAGGGGAGTTTGGACGAGTCAAGGATTCGGAGTACAATAGAAAGGAACAAAAGCAGAGACAGCTTGCCTACGTACAATGAGCTAATGGGACTTTCTCCTAAGCCCTCAACAGATGAGTACTTCCAGTGCAATACGTCAAACGAAACAATCCTAACTGCCCCTTCGCCTCAGGCAAAATCAGAATATGACACATTAACCTCATCAGGGGGACTCCGCAAGGGCTCTCCGGCTGACCGCCAAACGcctcacctcacctctcctcacaCGATGGAGTACAAAGAGGACTTGTCGGCAGCGAAAGGACAGAACGGCTCGGTGCGACTGACGCCGAGCCAGACGCCGGAGCCCGTGCAAAATGCCCGTTTGACGCCACACCAACACAACGTGGATCccggagggggaggaggcagcATGGTAATCAAGAGGAAGGAGATCTTCAGCAAGGACACTTTGTTCAAACCTCCACACAATGCCTTGTCCACAGGCTACGTGGACAGCAGCTACACCAAGTCCGGCACATTGCGGAAAGCCTCACATGCCAAATCAACAGAGGCCCTAGACAATCCTGAGCCCCAGCAGCCTTCCAATTCAGCCACTTCCTCCGCGTCACCCGCAGTTTTACAGGGCTGCTTAGAGCCAATCGTCCCCTCCGCCTCCTTTGACTATTATAATGTATCGgacgatgaggaagaggaagaggcagaggaggactCGCACAAAGAGTTGGCGACGACGGAGGACAACAAGGACCACGGGGAAGGGGGTGGGAacggcggtggcggcggcggcgttgGGGAGGGAACCATGCAGTGGCTCCTGGAGCGTGAGAAGGACCACGACCTGCAGCGGAAACTGGAGACCAATCTGACCTTACTCAGCCCCAAGGAGACGGAGAACAGCAGCAGTCAGAAGTCGGCCCACTCTGCCCGTCTGGACAGCATGGACAGCAGCAGCGTCACGGTGGACAGTGGATTCAACTCCCCCAG GACACGCGAAAGCCTTGCATCCAACACATCCAGCATCGTGGAAAGCAATAGACGGCAGAATCCGGCACTGAGCCCCGGCCACATCGGCACCAGTGGTATCGGACTGCCATTCAGCTTTCGCGCCATCCCAGAGCCCCCCACCACGCAGCCTGAGAAACTCCAGAAGTCGTCGAACTGCCTGGCCTCCATCACCAGCGTCTGA